GCTGTCTGTCTTGTGCAGACATCTGGCAGTTCAGATAGTACTTTTAGGGCTTTCATTAGACTTAACTGTGGTGAGTTTTCAGCTTGCATGATCATATTGTTTCATTTCACTCAGGAGTAGATGGATTGATCTTTTTAACAAACTGCATAGTTTTGTTTCTGTGTTATCTAATATGTTATCAACCTTTTACCTGGTTAAAGAAGCTTTTTATCTTCTTCTATGGTATTTTTGAATTGTTTTGAactgctaaatttttttttatttttcaattgtCTTGAGACAAGAATTTCTTGTATCCATATTTTTCTTAAGGTGGATGATAGATATTCTCTTGTACATTCTGCAATTCACCCCTTCTTCTGAGCTCATAGCAGCCACCAGTTAGATATGATGTATTGAAACTGCAAAGGATTTTGAAATGCGATGAGTGACTAGGAATGCTTGTGGCATGAGTTAGAATTGTCAAAGAGTGCAGTTAAATTTGTTTGTATATGCACTAAACAAGATATGGACCATCTTGTACTCCCAACAGATGGGAGCAGTTTCCCTATAAGCATATTGTTGTTTTAGTTGGTCAGTAGATTGGAGACTATATTTACACTGAAAATGTACAATAGCAAGTTCCCTTTGCAAGAAAGTTTTAGTTTTGTGCTGCCGCATACAGGCTTTCCATGCAGGGAGAGTGCTCTCTTATGGATATAACTAGATGCTTTCGCAAAAAAAGGATATAACTAGGTGGATGCTGGTTATTTAAACTTTTACGTCAAATTATATGTTTGGTTCGTTTTGGCGACTTGTTGAAAGGAAATTAATGTGCAAATAAACAACAGTTTTCATTAACATAAAATAGATTTCATCCAAAAGCAATTTTCATTAGGTGATGTAGTTCGAATTGTAATAACAACTCTAGTCCAATATTGATGCAATCCTATAATGTGTTTCAGCTAACATCTTTAAAAACTCCATCCACTGGTATTTATCATCAAAAGTACCTCTATGCTCTGAAGTGCATACTTTCATTTCAAAGTTGATTATTGttgtactattttttttatctgtAGTATGTTTTCCAGTAAATTACATGATTGATGACTTGCCTGCTCGGTCTTGTCACAGGAAAATGGAGGAGCATAAACCAAAGGAGCAGAGGCCCAAGGCCAACGAGAACAAGCCTGTGATGAACGAATGAAAATATCCAGAAGCTCCATTCATTAGACCCGTGGCGAATCTCAATGTGTGTTTGCTCTGTTTAGCTTTAACCCAACGCCTCCTATAATCTTAGCCATGTCCTAGTTTCCTCTTATAGTCTCAATCGCTACGGTTGAACATGGTGACAGTGCAACGGACATGAAACTTGAACTACCTATGGGACTATGATCAATTGGAGACACCCATGATTGACAACTTTTCAGCAGCGCCTCCTGATATTGCCGTTGTGGTTGGTACAGAATTGTGGGGCGCCACCATGTTCATGCCTGCTTTTCCACCTCCCCTGCCTCTACCCTCCAACTTTATATAGTATCTAGAGTCAGGAAGGTGTAAAAGTGGTTCTTAGGCCGGATCTTCAGCCCGTTGCATTGCATGGAATCCGAAGTCTTCAAATTATGTTCATCGAATCATGATCTGATTTGTTTTGTCTCCCCTAATTTCGCGGGGTTGCTGTCGTTTTCGGCGATGTTGTGTAGCATGTGAATCTGACGGTGCGGTGGATCCCTTGTGTGGTTGTCTGTAGCTGTATATACTGTTTGTTGGGTTGGGTTGACGTTTGCTTTGATCTTACCTGGTTGGTACTATTGTTCGTACAAGCAAAGGTGAACAGAACAGCTGGGCTGTTATGTGAAAACCGAGAGCTACCCACCGACGAGTTGATTTAGGGGCGTCGAGTTgatttagggggcgtttggtactttgcttatttttagcatgtgtcatgttaaatatttagatactaattaggagtattaaacgtaggctatttacaaaatctattacacagatggaggctaaacggtgagatgaatctattaattctaattaatccatcattagcaaatatttactgttacaacacattgtcaaatcatgagctaattaggcttaataggtctcgtcgtttagcctccacttatgtaatgggttttgtaaatagtctacatttaatactcctaattagtatctaaacctTCAACGTGACAcgtgttaaaaataagcaaaaggaaTCAAACGAACCCTACATATATGTAGTGCATGTCCAGAGAGTCTGGTTTATTACACTGTTCTCCTGTTACACTGTAACATTTACTCAAAGCTGTACTATATTTATAAGCTGTTTATTCTTCCGCTGCACGTTTAAAAGTTACTACTGTAGGAGCAAGACGATTGATTGTTGTGAAAAGCACAGCACGGCGCCAATAATTTGAGGTGACCTTTGATCGCCTGCATGTCCTCTTAATCCACCCAGAGCAGCGTCACAGGCTGTTTGGTTGTTCAGTGAGTTGGTGACTGAGCCCATTAGGCCATCCATCATCCCCCCTACACCGTCTGGTCGGGTAAATTATGAGTCGGTTCAGAATCAGGGCGCCATGATTAGTCACCTACTGTTGAAGGGATCGTGCCTTTACCATCCAGTTCATGCACCATGTTGGGAAGAATCGTCCCTCTCCGTCCAGTTCATCCTCGTCCGGATGACCGGATCCGCCGCAGTGGCGTCGCCGCGGCACATCCGGCTGCTCTAGGACCGCCCGTCGTTCTTCTTCATCACATTCTCATGACTCATGGCAGGAGTACAATGCAAGGTCCAAGTGTCGTGTTGTTCTCCGTTGTACCCAATAATCTCACCGTATCCACATGTCTCGCCAGCTCGCGTACGTCCAGGGCAATCAGGCACCTACAGTCGTAGGTGGAACGAACAGGAGACGCTGGGGAGGAGTGGGATGGGGCACAGCGAGTGAAGTGAGTAGTCAGGGCGCAggggcgctgccgctgccggccgggCCGGTCTCGGCAGGCGGCCTGCAGCGCTGCACGGGCAGCGACAGAGGCAGCACAGTGATGGCATTTGGAGCGTTCTTGCAGGCAGGGGATGGGAAGGCCGTAAATTTCCGGCAGGTCTGAGGTGGGGCGAGCCAGTTTGGTTTGGCGCCATTGAGGCCTTGACTGGTGAGGTACGGCGGGGCACAAGTAAACGCGTGGAAAGTGGCGAAACTTACTCTGACTGCCTGCAGAGCCTGATGAAAAAGGCATCAAAGGGGTGGTGGTAGCAGATGGTGGCTGCCTCTGACCGATCTTTTGCTGACGGATGATTGGATTGCCTAGGGACTATGTGGTCAGGCGGATCGTTGTCACCAAAGTCATTAGATTCCAAATTGGAGTAGACGGTTTTACGCAATCAAGGTGAGATCATCATCGATCCATCTCTGCATTGCACTGAAATCCCCGGTGACGAACAGCTTATCACatctatcatcatcatctcacaCCATGCACCTCAACTCGGACGGCCTCACCCATCAAATCCCATCCTTTTTCATGCAGGTACTAGTACTAACCCACGGAAAAGTTGACAAACATGTAACCCTAGCGACCCCCAGACCCTGCTTTTAGTTGGGCTCTAACCTTTCACAGCGCCCAAAGTAAACCGCCGGCATGAAGGCCCCTGATTGTGCAGCATTACCCAGCTGATGCTGCCGCCGGTCTGTGCTAATTCTTCCCAACTTGTTACTTGTCCTCATCCATCCTGCACAAGATTTTCAGACCAGATGATAATTTCGCCGTCATTGCAAGAGCTAGGACGGCTCTTATATTTCCATGGTACTGGGGAGTAGTGGACCGTGGACTAGAGACACTAGACCTTCTGCAGCTCTGCTCTCTTTATCTTTTGTTTTCCTGCAATGTACCATGGCAGCGTGATGGCCTAGAGGAAGTACGTAGATTGTTTCACTGCCTCTCCATAGCTGTGGAGAAAAGGGCTGCTTGGTTCCCGGCCGCACGCGCCACAGGCCGTGGTGGGAGCCTACGGTGGAAAGGACGGCTTCCGTTTGACTTGTTCAGCCAGTACCCTGCTTTATGGAAAATCTTGACAAATGATCACTGCATGCAAAGAGTGACGGGTGACAGGTAAAGCTTCCAGCCATCTGGGCCCACCTGTCTGCAGCACTCGCAGTCTTTAAGGATTTTCACCTACTCGGGTAGTGGACCTTTTCACTGGTATAGAGGGGTTTACAGAACATACACATTGTTGTGcagatttgttttttttaattgttAGAGCTTTTTTGAGAATCACCAAGTTACACCCATTTAATCAAGTCATGAACCATTGCTCAACTTAATTAAATAAGAATAACTCCGGTCGTCCCTGAGATGTGTCACGAGCATTGCCCAGAATTTATACACACCTCACAAGCACAACAAGATGAACATCATCACAACATAAGCATTACACACATAGTCCATCACCTTACATAAAAGAGTTCAAGTCACAGACATAACAAGTTCATAGAGTTTGCAGCGGAAAGTTCTATCATCGCTCTCAACATACGATACAACAGAAAATAAGAAGGTTAACACTATATGCCGATAGTGCCCTTTTCATAGCCATGGCCATCGCTTCCTACCCGCACGTCCGTCCACGGGAAAGAAGTACCCAAAGACGGCCTCCGGTTGCGGATCACCTGCAACAACTTAACGGCGGcaccatatccctcaagccccgaGTGATGTGTAGGcaaacaggaacttgaggtcatcacatcGAAGCTTTGAATgtagtcggctgaagctgcgatggcgtcatggtgatggagaggctgcatagtgctcaaaaaagaagaaaatccaagCGAACACAGAGCCATCGTGTAGAGAGAAGTTGAGTGCCAGGTTGATGGATGTTCAGCATCCAGCAAGTCGAAGCGAAGgatatggagggcgtcgcaTGACGCACTACATAGCAGTAGCCCTCGAGTATTGAAGTAATTAGaataatcagtccaatggtcCAAAAAAGTAAGAAGTTGATCCCAATAGCAAATCCAAGTG
This genomic window from Setaria viridis chromosome 8, Setaria_viridis_v4.0, whole genome shotgun sequence contains:
- the LOC117834096 gene encoding wound-induced basic protein-like — its product is MIYDVNSPLFRSFLSQKGGADKRKMEEHKPKEQRPKANENKPVMNE